The Meles meles chromosome 6, mMelMel3.1 paternal haplotype, whole genome shotgun sequence genome has a window encoding:
- the FEM1B gene encoding protein fem-1 homolog B produces the protein MEGLAGYVYKAASEGKVLTLAALLLNRSESDIRYLLGYVSQQGGQRSTPLIIAARNGHAKVVRLLLEHYRVQTQQTGTVRFDGYVIDGATALWCAAGAGHFEVVKLLVSHGANVNHTTVTNSTPLRAACFDGRLDIVKYLVENNANISIANKYDNTCLMIAAYKGHTDVVRYLLEQRADPNAKAHCGATALHFAAEAGHIDIVKELIKWRAAIVVNGHGMTPLKVAAESCKADVVELLLSHADCDRRSRIEALELLGASFANDRENYDIMKTYHYLYLAMLERFQDGDNILEKEVLPPIHAYGNRTECRNPQELESIRQDRDALHMEGLIVRERILGADNIDVSHPIIYRGAVYADNMEFEQCIKLWLHALHLRQKGNRNTHKDLLRFAQVFSQMIHLNETVKAPDIECVLRCSVLEIEQSMNRVKNIPDADVHNAMDNYECNLYTFLYLVCISTKTQCSEEDQCKINKQIYNLIHLDPRTREGFTLLHLAVNSNTPVDDFHTNDVCSFPNALVTKLLLDCGAEVNAVDNEGNSALHIIVQYNRPISDFLTLHSIIISLVEAGAHTDMTNKQNKTPLDKSTTGVSEILLKTQMKMSLKCLAARAVRANDINYQDQIPRTLEEFVGFH, from the exons ATGGAGGGCCTGGCTGGCTATGTATACAAGGCGGCCAGCGAGGGCAAGGTGCTGACCCTGGCCGCCTTGCTTCTCAATCGGTCTGAAAGCGACATCCGCTATCTGCTGGGCTATGTCAGCCAGCAGGGAGGGCAGCGCTCCACGCCCCTCATCATCGCAGCCCGCAATGGGCACGCCAAGGTGGTGCGTTTGCTGTTAGAACATTACCGGGTGCAGACTCAGCAGACTGGCACCGTCCGCTTCGACGG GTATGTCATTGATGGTGCCACCGCTCTTTGGTGTGCAGCAGGAGCTGGACATTTTGAAGTTGTTAAACTTCTAGTCAGCCATGGAGCCAACGTGAACCACACCACAGTGACTAACTCGACCCCACTGCGGGCAGCGTGCTTTGATGGCAGACTGGACATTGTGAAATACTTGGTTGAAAATAATGCCAACATCAGCATCGCCAACAAGTATGACAACACCTGCCTGATGATTGCAGCATATAAGGGACACACGGACGTGGTCAGGTACCTTTTAGAACAGCGTGCTGATCCCAATGCTAAAGCACATTGTGGAGCCACAGCACTGCACTTCGCAGCTGAAGCCGGGCACATAGATATCGTGAAGGAGCTGATAAAATGGCGTGCTGCTATAGTAGTGAACGGCCACGGGATGACACCCTTAAAAGTAGCTGCCGAAAGCTGTAAAGCTGATGTCGTCGAACTGTTGCTCTCTCATGCTGATTGTGACCGAAGAAGTCGGATTGAAGCTTTGGAACTCTTGGGTGCCTCCTTTGCAAATGACCGCGAGAACTATGACATCATGAAGACGTACCACTATTTATATTTAGCCATGCTGGAGAGGTTTCAGGATGGTGATAACATTCTGGAGAAAGAGGTTCTCCCACCGATCCACGCTTACGGGAATAGAACTGAATGTAGAAATCCTCAGGAACTGGAATCCATTCGGCAAGACAGAGATGCTCTTCATATGGAAGGCCTTATAGTTCGGGAACGGATTTTAGGTGCTGACAATATTGATGTTTCCCATCCCATCATTTACAGGGGAGCTGTTTATGCGGATAACATGGAATTCGAACAGTGTATCAAGTTGTGGCTGCATGCCCTGCACCTGAGACAGAAAGGGAACAGGAATACCCACAAGGATCTTCTTCGATTTGCTCAAGTGTTTTCACAGATGATACATTTGAATGAAACTGTGAAGGCCCCAGACATAGAATGTGTTTTGAGATGCAGTGTTTTGGAAATAGAACAGAGTATGAACAGAGTAAAAAATATTCCAGATGCCGATGTCCACAATGCTATGGACAATTATGAATGTAATCTCTATACTTTTCTGTATTTAGTGTGCATCTCCACCAAAACACAGTGCAGTGAAGAAGATCAGTGCAAAATTAATAAGCAGATCTACAACCTAATTcaccttgatcccagaactcggGAAGGTTTCACCTTGTTGCATCTAGCCGTCAACTCGAATACCCCGGTTGATGATTTCCACACCAATGATGTCTGCAGCTTTCCAAATGCACTTGTCACAAAGCTGTTGCTGGACTGTGGTGCTGAGGTGAATGCTGTAGACAATGAGGGGAACAGTGCCCTCCACATTATCGTTCAGTACAACAGGCCCATCAGTGATTTTTTAACCTTGCACTCTATCATCATTAGCCTGGTTGAAGCTGGCGCTCACACTGACATGACAAATAAACAGAATAAGACTCCGCTAGACAAAAGTACCACTGGGGTATCTGAAATACTACTTAAAACTCAAATGAAGATGAGTCTCAAGTGCCTGGCTGCCCGAGCAGTTCGGGCTAATGACATTAACTACCAAGACCAGATCCCCAGAACTCTTGAAGAGTTTGTTGGATTTCATTAA